A genome region from Musa acuminata AAA Group cultivar baxijiao chromosome BXJ3-5, Cavendish_Baxijiao_AAA, whole genome shotgun sequence includes the following:
- the LOC103985841 gene encoding transcription factor MYB61-like: protein MGGHSCCYKQKLRKGLWSPEEDEKLIKHIAKYGHGCWSSVPKQAGLQRCGKSCRLRWINYLRPDLKRGTFSQQEEDLIIELHAVLGNRWSKIAAHLPGRTDNEIKNLWNSCIKKKLRQRGIDPNTHKPLAEVEGGDEKVPSNGEKNSSSNDLRFPASPANAKLAAKELTPSTSAVDKPLDESTTPKGSSTPTKELFLNQLLATHESTLSCRSSISMGCFPLPQLSRAPDFCGNPTTLAALPISSNPLLWLNHTATQYDVNPELNCNIAISTDAPSLSATILSTSMVLPPSCAGDDTTNWYAGNCDSSRRSMVNDGASMALQSSCSFDSGISAWSDLTPDKDVQVHLGEDNQDLKWSEYLHGAFPATAATQAQCQPLYLDVKRGGQFAMNGLSTWHQSPQLQQQSHASDIYAKDFHSVSMGFEQI, encoded by the exons ATGGGAGGCCACTCCTGCTGCTACAAGCAGAAGCTAAGGAAAGGCCTCTGGTCTCCTGAGGAAGATGAGAAACTCATAAAGCACATTGCCAAGTATGGTCATGGGTGTTGGAGCTCTGTCCCTAAACAAGCAG GTCTTCAAAGGTGTGGAAAGAGTTGCAGGTTGAGGTGGATCAACTACCTCAGGCCTGACCTCAAGAGAGGCACATTCTCACAGCAGGAAGAAGACCTCATAATCGAACTCCATGCCGTCCTCGGGAACAG GTGGTCGAAGATTGCAGCGCACTTGCCGGGAAGGacagacaacgagatcaagaacctcTGGAATTCCTGCATCAAGAAGAAGCTGAGACAGAGAGGCATTGACCCCAACACCCACAAGCCGCTCGCCGAGGTCGAAGGCGGCGACGAAAAGGTCCCCAGCAACGGTGAAAAGAATTCTAGCTCCAACGACCTCCGATTCCCTGCCAGTCCGGCGAATGCTAAGCTCGCTGCAAAAGAGCTGACTCCTTCGACATCGGCGGTGGATAAGCCCTTGGACGAGAGCACGACCCCAAAGGGTTCGTCGACGCCAACCAAAGAATTGTTTCTGAACCAGCTTCTCGCGACCCATGAGAGCACATTGTCGTGCCGCTCCTCCATCTCCATGGGCTGTTTCCCCCTTCCTCAATTAAGCCGTGCTCCTGACTTCTGCGGCAATCCCACAACTCTGGCCGCTCTACCGATCAGCTCGAATCCACTCCTCTGGCTCAATCACACTGCAACGCAGTACGACGTGAATCCTGAGCTGAACTGCAATATCGCGATATCCACCGACGCGCCATCACTCTCAGCCACAATTCTCTCGACTTCAATGGTTCTCCCACCCAGCTGCGCCGGAGACGACACCACCAACTGGTATGCTGGTAACTGTGACAGCAGTCGTCGGAGCATGGTAAACGACGGCGCCAGCATGGCGCTACAGAGCAGCTGCTCCTTTGACAGCGGCATCTCCGCCTGGTCGGACCTGACACCGGACAAAGATGTGCAAGTCCATCTCGGGGAAGATAACCAGGACCTCAAATGGTCAGAGTACCTTCACGGCGCATTCCCGGCGACAGCAGCCACGCAAGCCCAGTGCCAACCTCTGTATCTCGACGTCAAGAGAGGCGGCCAATTCGCTATGAATGGTTTGAGCACTTGGCACCAGAGCCCGCAATTACAGCAGCAGTCACATGCCTCAGATATATATGCCAAGGATTTCCATTCTGTGTCTATGGGATTCGAGCAAATATAG
- the LOC135638393 gene encoding uncharacterized protein LOC135638393, whose amino-acid sequence MESEGGDDDKRDVAKQEKNAKSSQAAECRVLVLQPGRSRPISLNLDELRACHELRLELPFEDLTVALPPGFSDMQVNTVAGDSPLVDWKINHPEEDPEKMKERIKVWVQAVALSYACHHRSK is encoded by the exons ATGGAGTCTGAAGGCGGAGACGACGATAAGAGAGACGTGGCGAAGCAAGAGAAGAATGCAAAGAGTAGCCAGGCGGCGGAGTGCCGGGTCCTGGTTCTGCAGCCGGGCAGGTCTAGGCCGATCAGCTTGAACTTGGATGAGTTGAGGGCGTGTCACGAACTCAGGCTCGAGTTGCCGTTCGAGGATCTGACGGTGGCGCTTCCACCAGGGTTCTCCGACATGCAGGTGAACACTGTGGCCGGCGACTCCCCCCTCGTCGACTGGAAGATCAACCACCCAG AGGAAGACCCCGAGAAGATGAAGGAGAGGATCAAAGTATGGGTTCAAGCGGTGGCGCTCTCCTACGCCTGCCATCATCGCAGCAAATAG
- the LOC135638008 gene encoding pectin acetylesterase 12-like, which produces MRVFWFAGLLFLARWAHGNEYWNATELEAAYYGAGGGSPPLLVGLTLIQSAAAKGAVCLDGSLPGYHLHRGYGSGANSWVVNLEGGGWCNDIKSCVYRKRSHHGSSYFMEKQLQFTGILSDKPDENPDFYNWNRVKIRYCDGASFLGEGYNKAAGLYFRGQRIWLAAMEELMSNGMHYANQALLSGCSAGGLATIQHCDEFRALFPRNTKVKCFADAGMFLDVVDVAGGHTMRSFFGGVVSLQGAWRNLPRTCTSRMDATSCFFPQNVIDNIRTPLFLVNTAYDVWQLQQSLAPKTADPHDYWGGCKMNHANCNGYQLQFLLGFRNQMLSAVRGFSMSRKSGLFINSCFAHCQSERQDTWYANNSPQLGYKRIATDVGDWFFDRSKVNAVDCAYPCDNTCHHIVFRGRQ; this is translated from the exons ATGAGGGTTTTCTGGTTTGCTGGGTTGCTTTTCCTGGCAAGATGGGCTCATGGGAACGAGTACTGGAATGCGACCGAGTTGGAGGCTGCCTACTATGGGGCTGGGGGCGGCAGTCCCCCTCTGCTTGTGGGTCTGACCCTCATCCAATCTGCGGCAGCTAAGGGTGCTG TATGTTTGGATGGGAGCTTACCTGGTTACCACTTGCATCGTGGCTATGGATCTGGAGCGAATAGTTGGGTTGTCAATTTAGAG GGAGGAGGCTGGTGCAATGACATCAAATCATGTGTTTACCGAAAGAGAAGTCACCATGGTTCATCCTACTTCATGGAGAAGCAGTTACAATTTACTGGAATACTCAGTGACAAACCTGATGAAAATCCTG ATTTCTATAACTGGAACAGAGTCAAGATTCGTTATTGTGATGGTGCATCATTTCTAGGTGAAGGATATAACAAG GCTGCAGGCCTTTATTTTCGAGGGCAGCGTATTTGGTTGGCTGCTATGGAAGAACTGATGTCAAATGGAATGCATTATGCCAACCAG GCTCTCCTTTCTGGATGTTCTGCTGGTGGTCTGGCGACCATACAACACTGTGATGAATTTCGAGCATTATTTCCAAGAAACACAAAAGTCAAGTGCTTTGCTGATGCTGGCATGTTTCTTGATGT TGTTGATGTAGCTGGTGGTCACACCATGAGATCCTTCTTCGGAGGTGTAGTAAGCTTGCAG GGTGCCTGGAGGAACTTGCCAAGGACATGTACTTCCCGCATGGATGCGACATCG TGCTTCTTCCCACAGAATGTGATTGATAATATCCGGACTCCACTTTTTTTGGTTAACACAGCATATGATGTATGGCAG TTGCAACAAAGCTTAGCTCCCAAAACAGCTGATCCTCATGATTACTGGGGAGGATGCAAAATGAACCATGCAAATTGCAATGGATATCAACTCCAGTTTTTGCTAG GGTTTAGAAACCAAATGCTTAGTGCCGTCAGAGGCTTCTCCATGTCCAGGAAAAGTGGGCTGTTTATAAATTCATGTTTTGCTCATTGTCAAAGTGAGAGGCAGGACACATGGTACGCGAATAATTCTCCACAACTCGGGTATAAG AGAATAGCAACGGATGTTGGCGACTGGTTCTTCGATCGGAGCAAAGTAAATGCAGTAGACTGCGCATACCCCTGCGATAACACCTGCCATCACATCGTCTTCAGGGGAAGACAATGA
- the LOC103985839 gene encoding uncharacterized protein LOC103985839 isoform X4, translating to MLGVVAVQLAVYSPLPVRPHPHSLFSPFSSGPPLYFSSLSSLSHGKFISLNRTMRHPLLANSASKFPRDGPDDDGGDEVLAGLDSASRNGEGEDRFEIEVEKVGEQKNRRRIQSRVRVNADLESVWSVLTDYEGLADFIPSLAVSQLLDKKDKFARLYQVGQQNLALGLKFDAKGVLDCFERDLQVTSRGRRRDIDFMMVEGDFHIFEGKWSIEQSSI from the exons ATGTTAGGTGTAGTAGCAGTTCAACTCGCGGTGTATTCGCCTCTTCCCGTTCGCCCCCATCCCCATTCTTTGTTCTCACCCTTCTCCTCCGGTCCTCCTCTATATTTCTCCTCCTTATCCTCCTTGTCTCACGGAAAATTCATCTCTCTTAATCGCACCATGAGGCACCCTCTCCTCGCCAATTCCGCCTCCAAATTTCCCCGCGATGGTCCCGACGACGACGGTGGCGACGAGGTGCTTGCGGGGCTCGATTCGGCCTCCAGAAACGGCGAAGGGGAAGATAGGTTCGAAATCGAGGTCGAGAAGGTCGGGGAGCAGAAGAATAGGCGGAGGATACAGTCCCGGGTCCGTGTGAACGCCGACTTGGAGTCGGTGTGGAGCGTCTTAACGGACTACGAAGGCCTCGCCGACTTCATCCCCAGCTTGGCCGTCAGCCAGCTGCTCGATAAGAAGGACAAGTTTGCGCGGCTTTATCAG GTCGGTCAGCAAAACCTGGCGCTCGGTCTCAAGTTTGATGCAAAGGGTGTCCTAGATTGTTTCGAGAGAGATCTCCAGGTAACGTCTCGTGGTCGGAGGAGGGATATCGATTTCATGATGGTCGAAGGTGATTTCCATATATTTGAAGGGAAGTGGTCGATTGAACAG TCTTCTATCTAG
- the LOC103985839 gene encoding uncharacterized protein LOC103985839 isoform X1, translating to MLGVVAVQLAVYSPLPVRPHPHSLFSPFSSGPPLYFSSLSSLSHGKFISLNRTMRHPLLANSASKFPRDGPDDDGGDEVLAGLDSASRNGEGEDRFEIEVEKVGEQKNRRRIQSRVRVNADLESVWSVLTDYEGLADFIPSLAVSQLLDKKDKFARLYQVGQQNLALGLKFDAKGVLDCFERDLQVTSRGRRRDIDFMMVEGDFHIFEGKWSIEQIGYDVDEDEKILVGKEFQTTLSYVVELVPKLWLPVRLIEGRLCREVKTNLLCVREEAQRIQRLKGEMLDI from the exons ATGTTAGGTGTAGTAGCAGTTCAACTCGCGGTGTATTCGCCTCTTCCCGTTCGCCCCCATCCCCATTCTTTGTTCTCACCCTTCTCCTCCGGTCCTCCTCTATATTTCTCCTCCTTATCCTCCTTGTCTCACGGAAAATTCATCTCTCTTAATCGCACCATGAGGCACCCTCTCCTCGCCAATTCCGCCTCCAAATTTCCCCGCGATGGTCCCGACGACGACGGTGGCGACGAGGTGCTTGCGGGGCTCGATTCGGCCTCCAGAAACGGCGAAGGGGAAGATAGGTTCGAAATCGAGGTCGAGAAGGTCGGGGAGCAGAAGAATAGGCGGAGGATACAGTCCCGGGTCCGTGTGAACGCCGACTTGGAGTCGGTGTGGAGCGTCTTAACGGACTACGAAGGCCTCGCCGACTTCATCCCCAGCTTGGCCGTCAGCCAGCTGCTCGATAAGAAGGACAAGTTTGCGCGGCTTTATCAG GTCGGTCAGCAAAACCTGGCGCTCGGTCTCAAGTTTGATGCAAAGGGTGTCCTAGATTGTTTCGAGAGAGATCTCCAGGTAACGTCTCGTGGTCGGAGGAGGGATATCGATTTCATGATGGTCGAAGGTGATTTCCATATATTTGAAGGGAAGTGGTCGATTGAACAG ATTGGATATGATGTTGACGAAGATGAGAAGATTCTGGTGGGGAAAGAATTCCAGACGACACTGTCCTATGTCGTGGAGTTGGTGCCAAAGCTTTGGTTACCTGTCCGCCTTATTGAAGGGAGACTTTGCAGGGAAGTCAAAACTAATCTTTTATGTGTTCGAGAAGAAGCTCAAAGAATCCAAAGACTGAAAGGCGAAATGCTTGACATCTG A
- the LOC103985839 gene encoding germin-like protein 5-1 isoform X3: protein MATSSLVTIFSFLFLVSSNLAADPDMLQDICVADLNAGVRVNGFACKPAANVTEADFFFQGLAKPGAAINTTMGSLVTAANVEKIAGLNTLGVSMSRVDYAPGGLNPPHTHPRATEVVFVLEGTLDVGFITTANKLIAKTITKGDVFVFPRGLVHFQKNNADVPAAALAAFNSQLPGTQSLAATLFAATPSVPDHVLTKAFQIGTKEVEKIKSRLQPKK from the exons ATGGCCACGTCTTCCCTCGTCACCATCTTCTCATTCCTCTTCCTCGTTTCTTCCAACCTTGCTGCGGATCCTGACATGCTGCAGGATATCTGCGTGGCGGATCTCAACGCTG GCGTGAGGGTGAATGGCTTTGCGTGCAAGCCGGCAGCGAACGTGACGGAGGCGGACTTCTTCTTCCAGGGGCTGGCGAAGCCGGGCGCGGCCATCAACACCACCATGGGCTCCCTGGTCACCGCCGCCAACGTGGAGAAGATCGCCGGGCTCAACACCCTGGGCGTGTCCATGTCCCGCGTCGACTACGCCCCCGGCGGGCTGAACCCGCCACACACCCACCCCCGCGCCACCGAGGTCGTCTTCGTGCTCGAGGGCACCCTCGACGTGGGCTTCATCACCACCGCCAACAAGCTGATCGCCAAGACCATCACCAAGGGCGACGTCTTCGTTTTCCCTCGCGGACTCGTCCACTTCCAGAAGAACAACGCCGACGTCCCCGCCGCCGCCCTCGCCGCCTTCAACAGCCAGCTCCCAGGCACACAGTCCCTGGCCGCTACCCTCTTCGCCGCCACCCCTTCGGTGCCCGATCACGTCCTCACCAAGGCCTTCCAGATCGGGACCAAGGAAGTCGAGAAGATCAAGAGCCGCCTCCAGCCCAAGAAGTGA
- the LOC103985836 gene encoding ferredoxin C 2, chloroplastic translates to MMQAAVVMHLPIPSNNCCRPSFLTSSSSTIILPAQVRILQLRRYSSSERSSMTVRAELQTTNPTSAATVTSSSSSIATHRVTVHDRQRGIVHEFVVPEDQYILHTAESQNISLPFACRHGCCTSCAVRVRSGQIRQPEALGISAELKAKGYALLCVGFPSSDIEVETQDEDEVYWLQFGRYFARGPIERDDYALELAMGDE, encoded by the exons ATGATGCAAGCGGCGGTCGTGATGCATCTTCCGATCCCTTCGAACAACTGCTGCCGTCCCTCCTTCCTCACATCCTCTTCCTCCACGATCATCCTCCCGGCGCAAGTACGAATTTTACAACTTCGTCGCTATTCGAGCAGCGAGCGGTCATCGATGACGGTCCGAGCGGAGCTGCAGACCACGAATCCGACGTCGGCCGCGACGGTCACTTCGTCCTCTTCTTCTATCGCGACTCACCGGGTCACAGTTCATGACCGGCAGCGGGGTATCGTCCACGAGTTCGTCGTTCCGGAG GACCAATACATCCTACACACTGCAGAGTCCCAGAACATATCCCTGCCCTTTGCTTGCAGGCACG GTTGCTGCACCAGCTGTGCAGTTCGAGTGAGATCTGGTCAAATTAGACAACCAGAGGCTCTTGGAATATCTGCGGAGTTGAAAGCTAAG GGTTATGCATTATTATGTGTGGGTTTTCCATCTTCTGACATTGAAGTTGAAACTCAAGATGAGGATGAG GTTTACTGGCTCCAATTTGGACGGTATTTTGCACGAGGACCAATT GAAAGAGATGATTATGCATTGGAGCTTGCCATGGGTGATGAGTGA